The Vibrio tubiashii genome includes a window with the following:
- a CDS encoding cytosolic protein gives MFIHHVNGIDWLVITAFEELKPIFIEDAGAIPSCFSITSELSLIDQAKRTYGYLPSLNGVITDTGTFQSKNIEEDLNPQLACIVEGRGRVFIYHGGYVAFVDDEQTFITRIG, from the coding sequence ATGTTTATCCATCATGTTAACGGCATCGACTGGCTAGTGATTACCGCTTTTGAAGAGCTGAAACCTATATTTATCGAAGACGCTGGCGCAATCCCCTCTTGCTTCTCTATCACCAGTGAATTGAGTCTGATTGATCAAGCCAAGCGTACATATGGATACTTGCCTTCACTCAATGGCGTCATCACTGATACGGGCACATTTCAAAGCAAGAACATCGAAGAAGATCTAAACCCTCAGCTTGCCTGCATCGTTGAGGGTCGCGGCCGGGTGTTTATCTATCACGGTGGCTATGTGGCGTTTGTGGATGACGAGCAAACCTTTATTACCCGAATAGGCTAA
- a CDS encoding D-alanyl-D-alanine carboxypeptidase family protein — translation MTTRFLKFTALLSTFSLSFGAFAAPTIIPDPPTLGAKGYILIDYHTGAVLVEKNADKKLNPASLTKLMTAYVAGQEVKSGNISLDDQVRISRKAWAKNFPDSSKMFIEVGTDVPLIDLYRGLIVQSGNDASVAIAEHVAGSEGAFVSLMNSWSQKLGLDNTGYSNPHGLDSDGLYSTPHDIALLSQAIIRDLPDIYSLYSETSYTYNGITQYNRNGLLRDRSLNVDGMKTGYTSGAGYSLATSATSGDMRLISVVMGSSSTKSRESESKQLLSYGFRFFDTVSPSKVTDTLAEAKVWMGSEDLVPVGVDKQVLITLPKGDASKLKAEIEYNGELVAPISQGDAVGQVIYSIDGEEVASATLVAQQDVEEGGLFKKLFDWFKRLISGWF, via the coding sequence ATGACCACGCGTTTTCTAAAATTCACAGCGCTTCTTTCGACATTTTCTCTTTCGTTTGGTGCATTTGCCGCACCTACCATTATTCCTGATCCTCCAACATTAGGCGCCAAAGGGTATATCTTGATTGATTACCATACTGGTGCTGTGTTGGTGGAGAAAAATGCGGACAAGAAGCTTAACCCAGCGAGCTTAACCAAGCTGATGACGGCTTACGTAGCCGGCCAAGAAGTGAAAAGCGGTAATATTTCTCTCGACGATCAAGTTCGTATTAGCCGTAAAGCTTGGGCAAAGAACTTCCCTGACTCTTCAAAAATGTTTATCGAAGTAGGGACAGATGTTCCACTTATCGATTTGTACCGTGGTTTGATTGTTCAATCCGGCAATGATGCCAGTGTGGCTATTGCTGAGCACGTAGCGGGTAGTGAAGGCGCATTCGTTAGCCTAATGAATAGCTGGTCGCAAAAGCTTGGTCTTGATAACACCGGATACTCCAATCCACATGGTTTAGACAGCGACGGCTTGTATTCAACACCGCATGATATCGCTCTGCTTAGCCAAGCTATCATTCGTGATTTACCTGACATCTATTCGCTGTATAGTGAAACTTCTTACACCTACAACGGCATTACCCAATACAACCGCAATGGCCTGCTTAGAGATAGAAGCCTAAACGTTGATGGTATGAAAACCGGTTATACAAGTGGGGCAGGCTATAGCTTGGCGACATCGGCAACCAGTGGTGACATGCGTTTAATTTCGGTGGTGATGGGCTCTAGCAGTACCAAAAGCCGTGAGTCAGAAAGCAAACAATTACTGAGCTACGGTTTCAGGTTCTTTGATACCGTTTCTCCATCCAAAGTGACAGATACGTTAGCTGAAGCAAAAGTGTGGATGGGTAGTGAAGACCTCGTTCCTGTTGGCGTTGATAAACAAGTGTTGATTACCTTACCAAAAGGTGATGCGAGCAAGCTTAAAGCCGAGATTGAATACAATGGCGAGTTGGTGGCACCCATCAGTCAGGGAGATGCTGTCGGGCAGGTGATCTACAGTATTGATGGCGAAGAGGTCGCAAGCGCAACATTGGTTGCTCAGCAAGATGTTGAAGAGGGCGGTCTGTTCAAGAAGTTGTTTGATTGGTTTAAACGCCTAATCTCAGGTTGGTTTTAA
- a CDS encoding glutaredoxin family protein, which translates to MKFIRWFLGRVILLLNFVFSPKGVKRSSEAQQEVDTKAQSLALYQFEACPFCVKVRRAMKRQSVKFDLRDAKNDQTHRSELEVGGGKVKVPCLRIEKDGDVQWMYESSDIVAYLEKEFA; encoded by the coding sequence ATGAAGTTTATCCGCTGGTTTTTAGGACGCGTTATCCTACTGCTCAACTTTGTCTTCTCACCAAAAGGGGTTAAGCGCTCAAGCGAAGCCCAGCAAGAGGTAGACACCAAAGCACAGTCACTTGCACTGTATCAGTTTGAAGCGTGTCCGTTCTGTGTAAAAGTGCGCCGAGCAATGAAGCGTCAATCGGTTAAATTTGACCTTCGTGATGCTAAGAACGATCAGACGCACCGCTCAGAACTTGAAGTAGGTGGTGGAAAAGTAAAAGTCCCTTGTCTAAGAATTGAAAAGGACGGAGACGTACAATGGATGTATGAGTCTTCGGATATTGTCGCGTACTTGGAGAAAGAGTTCGCATAA
- the gbpA gene encoding N-acetylglucosamine-binding protein GbpA, translating into MNKLPNKSLIALALLSVSGASFGHGYVSAYENGVAESRAALCKFPTSDTNEKNTNCGAIQYEPQSVEGPDGFPETGPQDGKIASAQTSLAAALDEQTADRWVKRPIKSGSQYFEWTFTANHVTKDWKYYITKADWNPNQPLARSSFDLTPFCVVDGGMVQPPKRVSHLCNVPEREGYQVILAVWDVGDTAASFYNVIDVKFDGDGPVIPDWSQGGQINPTLDLSVGDTVYTRVFDSSGENSSYSTELVIQNSEQGKATNWSYALASKINQEQSQIRAGQLNDQGEFTPVYGTNPVYLKAGSGLNSVEIGYKFETPEPDYDLDVVGLQSEYVIGESPTELDLTLTATGDLTTELTVYNHHREPLASYSKALKDGEVENTTMTLSKSEPGHHMLVAVTKDDQGKVIDQNTLDFHLVEDQTPPPGDYDFVFPQGLESYTAGTKVLASDGAVYQCKEFPYSGYCVQWSPSATQYEPGVGSHWQSAWNKL; encoded by the coding sequence ATGAACAAACTCCCAAACAAATCACTCATTGCGTTAGCTTTACTTAGTGTAAGCGGTGCCAGCTTCGGCCATGGGTACGTTTCAGCGTACGAAAATGGTGTTGCTGAAAGCCGTGCGGCACTTTGTAAGTTCCCAACCAGTGACACAAACGAAAAGAACACCAACTGTGGCGCTATTCAATATGAACCGCAGAGTGTAGAAGGGCCAGATGGTTTCCCTGAAACAGGCCCACAAGACGGTAAAATTGCCAGTGCTCAAACCTCACTAGCAGCGGCACTGGATGAGCAAACCGCAGACCGATGGGTTAAACGACCTATCAAGTCGGGCTCTCAGTACTTTGAGTGGACTTTCACTGCCAATCACGTCACTAAAGACTGGAAATACTACATCACCAAAGCAGATTGGAACCCTAATCAGCCCCTCGCGCGCAGTTCATTTGACCTCACGCCTTTCTGTGTTGTCGATGGGGGAATGGTTCAGCCACCAAAACGTGTTAGCCACCTTTGTAACGTTCCTGAGCGAGAAGGTTATCAAGTGATCCTTGCTGTTTGGGATGTAGGCGATACGGCAGCTTCGTTCTACAATGTTATCGACGTGAAATTCGATGGTGACGGTCCAGTGATTCCTGATTGGAGTCAAGGCGGTCAAATCAACCCTACGCTCGATCTGAGTGTTGGCGATACGGTTTATACCCGAGTGTTTGACAGCAGCGGTGAGAACTCGTCTTACAGCACAGAACTCGTAATTCAAAACAGCGAACAAGGTAAAGCAACCAACTGGTCTTATGCTCTCGCGAGTAAGATTAACCAAGAGCAAAGCCAAATTCGTGCCGGTCAGCTTAATGACCAAGGCGAATTTACCCCTGTTTATGGAACCAACCCAGTCTACCTAAAGGCAGGGTCAGGACTAAACAGCGTTGAAATCGGCTATAAATTTGAAACACCAGAGCCGGATTACGACCTTGATGTTGTAGGGCTACAGTCAGAATACGTGATTGGCGAGTCACCGACAGAGCTTGATCTGACACTAACCGCCACAGGCGACTTAACGACTGAGTTGACTGTCTACAACCACCATCGCGAACCATTAGCTTCTTACTCGAAGGCGCTGAAAGACGGTGAGGTTGAAAACACGACGATGACTCTATCTAAGTCTGAGCCAGGGCATCATATGTTAGTGGCTGTCACTAAAGATGACCAAGGTAAAGTGATTGACCAAAACACGCTAGATTTCCACCTAGTAGAAGATCAAACGCCGCCACCTGGCGACTACGACTTTGTTTTCCCACAAGGATTAGAAAGCTACACAGCGGGAACTAAAGTATTAGCCAGTGATGGTGCGGTTTATCAGTGTAAAGAGTTCCCATACTCAGGTTACTGTGTACAGTGGTCACCATCGGCGACGCAGTACGAACCAGGAGTTGGTTCTCACTGGCAATCAGCTTGGAACAAGCTGTAA
- a CDS encoding cold-shock protein codes for MSNTVTGTVKWFNETKGFGFIQQENGPDVFAHFSAITGDGFRTLVEGQKVEFVVSQGQKGPQAEQIKVL; via the coding sequence ATGTCTAACACTGTTACTGGTACAGTTAAATGGTTCAACGAAACTAAAGGCTTTGGTTTCATCCAGCAAGAAAACGGCCCAGACGTTTTCGCACACTTCTCAGCAATCACTGGCGACGGTTTCCGTACTCTAGTTGAAGGCCAAAAAGTTGAGTTCGTAGTATCTCAAGGTCAAAAAGGCCCACAAGCTGAGCAAATTAAAGTACTTTAA
- a CDS encoding DUF3313 domain-containing protein, producing the protein MKSFKVLLLIVVSVFVVGCAGGPVQRATKFTSYEDFRAGPEGGVDLVWARIGLRDAKRLSEKLDEYDSVVIDQVFVVTEESTLDKEEIQELTDYMVARLTEKISLHKQVVSEPTGNTLRLSIALSNVETPNPVLAVTSSVLPFGLAISTISKVTTGEHTNVGSASVELLVSDAQDGTPLFAAIDREAGNKDFSTMIDSLDDAKDAINYWVERLGVTLQGWEQP; encoded by the coding sequence ATGAAATCTTTCAAGGTCTTGCTTTTAATCGTGGTGAGCGTATTCGTGGTTGGATGTGCTGGTGGGCCTGTTCAACGCGCCACTAAATTTACCAGTTATGAGGACTTTCGAGCAGGGCCTGAAGGCGGTGTCGATTTAGTATGGGCTCGAATTGGTCTAAGAGACGCAAAACGATTAAGCGAAAAGCTTGACGAGTATGATTCGGTAGTGATTGACCAAGTGTTTGTCGTTACAGAAGAAAGCACCCTAGATAAAGAAGAAATCCAAGAACTGACAGATTACATGGTCGCTCGTCTGACCGAGAAAATCTCTCTCCATAAACAAGTTGTCTCAGAGCCGACAGGAAATACTCTGCGCTTGAGTATCGCATTGAGTAATGTTGAAACTCCGAATCCAGTACTGGCGGTTACGAGCAGCGTATTGCCATTTGGGTTAGCCATCTCAACCATCTCCAAAGTCACCACTGGCGAGCATACCAATGTGGGTAGTGCCAGTGTTGAGTTGCTTGTTAGTGATGCGCAGGACGGTACACCACTGTTTGCCGCCATTGACAGAGAGGCAGGAAACAAAGACTTTTCTACGATGATTGACTCGCTTGATGATGCGAAAGACGCGATTAACTATTGGGTAGAGCGATTAGGTGTTACTCTACAAGGCTGGGAACAGCCATAG
- a CDS encoding NADH:ubiquinone oxidoreductase, translating into MKLFIIFMVSISAGVASADHLHSFLLGLYISTLAVGSCYWFAFRSSRFPQLALLLLLCGLFSKIAVTVAGVSWGISQDLISSPLVFSLSYLFFSIVASYVWFVYREKLMARKKAREELKAA; encoded by the coding sequence ATGAAACTATTTATTATCTTCATGGTGTCGATTTCCGCAGGTGTCGCGTCAGCAGACCACCTTCATTCATTCTTGCTTGGTCTTTACATTTCTACTCTTGCGGTAGGTAGCTGCTACTGGTTTGCATTCCGCAGTAGTCGTTTCCCGCAACTAGCACTTCTGCTATTGCTTTGTGGTCTATTCTCTAAAATCGCAGTGACAGTTGCGGGCGTATCTTGGGGAATCTCGCAAGACCTCATTAGTTCACCACTAGTGTTCTCACTCTCGTACTTGTTCTTCTCTATCGTCGCAAGCTACGTTTGGTTTGTTTACCGCGAGAAGCTAATGGCAAGAAAGAAAGCACGCGAAGAGCTAAAAGCCGCTTAA
- the norR gene encoding nitric oxide reductase transcriptional regulator NorR: MQDISVSTLIDMTIGLARGDNDQDRFNNLLDAIRKSIQCDSVALLSRQGDTLVPLALQGLTRDTLGRRFKIDEHPRFARICESKTAVRFDADSDLPDPFDNLLLDYEGDLPMHSCMGLPLLYADKLLGVLTLDSLTPGVFEQFPTRSLDALSAIAASTLKVALTVSQLEQQAKQTQQRFEELNEDAWDRDGGDIIGDSVAMQALKADIEVVAPSSFNILIHGETGVGKELVARSLHHLSPRKKQPLVYVNCAAIPENLVESELFGHVKGAFTGADKSRLGKFALADGGTLFLDEIGELPLAAQSKILRALQNNEIQPVGQDKVETIDVRVLAATNRDLKEEVSEGHFRSDLYHRLSVYPITVPALRERNGDIVLLAGYFLEQARRKLGIVQIKLGKDAQLVLSRYNWPGNVRELEHVINRAALKARARGKNGKLITVSIEDIGELQSIVSGNDTALDSPNASVELDISLGLREATEEYQRKMIVSALTEAEFNWAKAARTLKTDRANLTRLAKRLGIEVTKKHQVKLG, encoded by the coding sequence ATGCAAGATATCTCTGTTTCAACCCTCATTGATATGACGATCGGTCTCGCTCGCGGAGACAACGATCAAGATAGATTCAACAACCTGCTTGATGCCATTCGTAAATCGATTCAGTGTGACAGTGTCGCGCTACTGTCACGCCAAGGAGACACATTAGTCCCTTTGGCTCTGCAGGGTTTAACCCGTGACACATTAGGTCGTCGTTTTAAGATAGACGAACATCCACGATTTGCCCGAATCTGTGAGTCGAAAACCGCGGTAAGATTTGACGCCGATAGCGATCTTCCTGATCCGTTTGATAATTTGCTCCTCGATTACGAAGGCGATTTACCGATGCACTCGTGTATGGGCTTACCTTTACTCTATGCCGACAAACTGCTTGGCGTCTTAACTCTTGATAGTTTAACGCCAGGCGTGTTTGAGCAGTTTCCAACTCGCAGCCTAGACGCACTCTCGGCTATTGCGGCTTCTACACTAAAAGTCGCGCTCACGGTAAGCCAACTAGAACAACAAGCAAAGCAAACCCAACAACGCTTTGAAGAGCTTAATGAGGACGCTTGGGATCGTGATGGAGGGGATATCATTGGTGATAGCGTCGCGATGCAAGCTTTGAAGGCCGACATTGAGGTCGTCGCTCCATCCAGTTTCAATATTTTGATTCATGGTGAAACCGGTGTCGGCAAAGAGCTTGTCGCCCGTAGCCTGCATCATCTATCACCACGTAAAAAACAGCCCTTGGTCTATGTAAACTGTGCCGCTATTCCCGAAAATTTGGTCGAAAGTGAACTGTTCGGGCACGTTAAAGGCGCCTTTACGGGTGCCGATAAATCTCGTTTAGGTAAGTTTGCCTTAGCCGATGGCGGAACACTTTTCTTAGATGAGATTGGTGAGCTTCCTCTCGCGGCACAAAGCAAGATTCTGCGTGCACTGCAAAACAATGAAATCCAACCGGTCGGGCAAGACAAGGTAGAAACCATCGACGTCCGCGTTTTAGCCGCCACTAACCGAGATCTCAAAGAAGAAGTCTCTGAAGGGCATTTCCGCTCAGATCTCTACCACCGCTTAAGCGTCTACCCAATTACCGTCCCAGCACTTCGTGAAAGAAATGGCGATATTGTTTTGCTCGCCGGCTATTTTCTGGAGCAAGCAAGACGTAAGCTCGGTATTGTCCAGATCAAGCTAGGTAAAGACGCTCAGCTTGTTCTTTCTCGCTACAACTGGCCGGGCAATGTCCGTGAACTTGAACACGTCATCAATCGAGCAGCACTCAAAGCACGAGCTCGCGGTAAAAATGGTAAACTGATTACGGTATCAATCGAAGATATCGGTGAACTGCAGTCTATTGTTTCGGGCAACGATACGGCGCTGGACTCCCCCAATGCCAGCGTGGAGTTAGACATCTCATTGGGTCTACGCGAAGCCACTGAAGAGTATCAACGCAAAATGATCGTTTCGGCCTTAACCGAGGCGGAGTTTAATTGGGCCAAAGCGGCACGTACACTAAAAACCGATCGCGCCAACCTGACTCGTTTGGCTAAACGCCTTGGTATCGAGGTTACCAAGAAACATCAGGTAAAACTTGGCTGA
- a CDS encoding threonine/serine exporter family protein: MPSQYRIKKIVEIGDTLHRSGCAPYKLEKYTQFYARKHGVDVMIQATPTTVNYQFPDDNNAVVMKRHQPASINLSLLANTIIRINQPSSEPVPEPVGYPKWVIALANMGIPPAYLMLVGSTLDAVLFSVLLGFMVWGAQQICKARRSIAVEFIAALITGMLVAWFASTGAAVPVWALCIAAIVLFVPGLSIANSLECLAFNDLVSGTSLLGQSALTLIKLFVGIVMGLNIGEAIWGQAASIEYINEVPVWLHISGLFLISISLGIIFNARPTDILLGLPVAALGMWGPFYLGFESGWVVGTWVTTVLITLYGTWVAKKMDLTGSIYIVQGIIILVPGSRVLVSASQSVFEQSVLPIPSIGLSALFMFSAIVAGQITAYSIYSPKIER, translated from the coding sequence ATGCCTTCCCAGTACCGAATTAAGAAGATAGTCGAGATCGGCGATACTCTTCACCGTAGCGGCTGTGCGCCATACAAACTAGAAAAATACACTCAGTTTTATGCTCGTAAACATGGGGTGGATGTTATGATCCAAGCTACCCCAACGACGGTTAATTATCAGTTTCCTGATGACAATAATGCGGTTGTGATGAAGCGCCACCAGCCAGCATCTATTAACTTAAGTTTGCTTGCCAATACCATCATCAGAATCAACCAGCCAAGCAGCGAACCGGTACCCGAGCCAGTGGGTTACCCTAAGTGGGTCATTGCGCTAGCTAATATGGGAATTCCACCAGCCTACCTCATGCTCGTGGGCAGTACGCTAGATGCGGTTTTGTTTTCAGTCTTGCTTGGGTTTATGGTTTGGGGGGCTCAACAAATATGCAAGGCTCGCCGTTCAATAGCGGTTGAGTTTATTGCTGCGCTTATCACTGGGATGCTGGTTGCTTGGTTCGCAAGTACAGGGGCTGCTGTCCCCGTTTGGGCTTTGTGTATCGCGGCAATCGTTCTCTTTGTTCCCGGACTTTCCATTGCTAACTCACTAGAGTGTCTTGCGTTTAATGATCTTGTTTCAGGCACAAGTCTATTGGGCCAAAGTGCGCTGACGCTTATCAAGCTATTTGTCGGTATTGTTATGGGGCTCAATATTGGTGAGGCCATCTGGGGACAAGCTGCGTCTATTGAGTACATTAATGAAGTGCCTGTATGGCTGCATATTTCCGGTTTGTTCCTAATCTCAATCTCACTTGGCATCATCTTCAATGCACGCCCTACCGATATATTGCTTGGTTTGCCTGTTGCCGCTCTGGGCATGTGGGGGCCATTTTATCTAGGCTTTGAGAGTGGTTGGGTCGTTGGCACTTGGGTTACAACAGTACTGATTACTTTGTATGGCACTTGGGTGGCTAAAAAAATGGATCTCACTGGTTCGATATACATCGTGCAAGGGATCATCATTCTAGTACCAGGAAGCCGAGTGTTAGTTAGTGCGAGTCAATCAGTGTTTGAGCAGTCAGTGTTGCCGATTCCGAGTATTGGCCTTTCCGCACTGTTTATGTTCTCAGCCATCGTCGCAGGCCAAATCACCGCGTACTCTATCTATTCACCTAAGATAGAAAGGTAG
- the hmpA gene encoding NO-inducible flavohemoprotein: MLNNQHIEVVKSTIPLLESAGPALTQHFYQRMFSHNPELKDIFNMTHQKTGRQSVALFEAVAAYAKNIENLEALTSAVERIAHKHTSFNIQAEHYQIVGHHLIETLRELATEAFTPEVEEAWTAAYLFLAQVFIDREGELYLQRKQAVGGWQNARGFVVKSKKAESELVTSFVLEPEDGGAVLDYQPGQYIGIELKPSQGDYNEIRQYSLSQKPNGNDYRISVKREVGKHKGLVSNFLHDEVNEGDRVSLYAPAGDFYYQEKQQPVVLISAGVGATPIQSMMQTLASQGKKDVSVLYACNDQKQHTFKDETAQLVEQNNWKRFTWYLNEASADFSGELDLNLVAKELPLGSADFYLCGPVGFMESVVRQLEALGVDRDRIHYEVFGPHTYL, encoded by the coding sequence ATGCTTAACAACCAACATATCGAAGTCGTAAAGAGCACTATTCCACTTCTAGAGTCTGCAGGCCCGGCGTTGACTCAGCATTTTTACCAAAGAATGTTTAGCCACAACCCAGAGCTAAAAGACATCTTTAACATGACCCACCAAAAAACAGGGCGTCAAAGTGTGGCTCTTTTCGAAGCGGTTGCGGCTTATGCGAAAAACATTGAGAACCTAGAAGCGCTGACTTCTGCGGTTGAACGTATTGCTCACAAACATACTAGCTTTAACATCCAAGCGGAGCACTACCAAATTGTTGGTCATCATCTAATTGAAACACTACGTGAACTGGCGACAGAAGCTTTCACTCCAGAAGTGGAAGAAGCGTGGACCGCTGCGTACCTTTTCCTTGCTCAGGTATTCATCGATCGCGAGGGCGAATTATATCTACAACGTAAGCAAGCCGTGGGTGGTTGGCAAAACGCACGTGGATTTGTCGTTAAGTCGAAAAAGGCAGAATCAGAGTTAGTGACAAGCTTTGTGCTAGAGCCAGAAGATGGTGGTGCAGTGTTGGATTACCAACCAGGTCAATACATTGGTATTGAGCTAAAGCCGAGCCAAGGAGATTACAACGAAATTCGTCAGTACTCTTTGTCTCAAAAGCCGAATGGCAACGATTACCGAATCTCAGTGAAACGCGAAGTCGGAAAACATAAAGGCTTGGTGTCTAACTTCCTCCATGACGAAGTCAATGAAGGCGATAGAGTGAGTCTTTATGCTCCGGCGGGTGACTTCTATTACCAAGAAAAGCAGCAACCAGTGGTGCTTATTTCGGCGGGTGTTGGTGCAACTCCGATTCAATCTATGATGCAGACCCTCGCTTCACAAGGTAAGAAAGATGTGAGTGTTCTTTACGCATGCAACGACCAAAAGCAACACACATTCAAAGATGAAACCGCGCAGCTTGTAGAGCAGAACAACTGGAAGCGTTTCACTTGGTACTTAAATGAAGCAAGTGCTGACTTTTCTGGTGAGCTAGATTTGAACCTAGTCGCGAAGGAGCTACCCCTTGGCAGCGCAGATTTCTATCTATGTGGTCCAGTGGGCTTTATGGAATCAGTGGTACGTCAATTGGAAGCGCTAGGTGTTGACCGCGACCGAATTCATTACGAAGTGTTTGGCCCTCATACTTACCTATAA
- a CDS encoding DUF3820 family protein, whose protein sequence is MLEKENLIKLARMQMPFGKYAGRVLIDLPEEYLLWFDKKGFPNGELGDLLKLCLALKIEGLDSVVKPLKRM, encoded by the coding sequence ATGCTTGAAAAAGAAAATCTAATTAAACTTGCACGAATGCAAATGCCGTTTGGTAAGTACGCTGGTCGCGTGCTTATCGACTTACCAGAAGAGTACTTACTTTGGTTTGATAAAAAGGGCTTTCCGAATGGGGAGCTAGGCGATCTTCTCAAGCTATGCTTAGCGCTAAAGATCGAAGGATTAGATAGCGTGGTTAAGCCCTTAAAGCGCATGTAA
- a CDS encoding YaeQ family protein: protein MALKPTIYKFRISLSDTNRDLYDSSQLTVAQHPSETVPRMMARILAFCVKWQPELALTKGLSTTEEPDLWVKSLDDQIQLWVDIGEPSLDRIKKSCRLAKKVDVFSFNSKSDVWWEQTKNKVHQYDASIYRFDWNGIEALSEVVERSMDLSVMITGDSLFVDSDKGSFEISLESLQSND, encoded by the coding sequence ATGGCTCTTAAACCCACTATTTATAAATTCCGAATTTCTCTTTCCGACACCAACCGCGACTTGTACGACTCTTCACAGCTTACTGTCGCACAGCACCCATCAGAAACAGTGCCACGAATGATGGCGCGCATTTTGGCCTTCTGTGTTAAATGGCAGCCGGAGCTTGCGCTAACAAAAGGCTTATCAACCACTGAAGAGCCGGATCTTTGGGTCAAGTCTCTCGACGACCAAATTCAACTTTGGGTTGATATCGGAGAGCCATCCCTTGATCGCATTAAGAAGTCTTGTCGCTTGGCTAAGAAAGTGGATGTCTTCTCTTTTAACAGTAAGTCCGATGTTTGGTGGGAGCAAACCAAAAATAAAGTCCACCAATATGATGCGAGCATCTACCGCTTTGACTGGAACGGTATCGAAGCACTGTCAGAGGTTGTCGAACGCAGTATGGATCTATCAGTGATGATCACTGGCGATAGCTTGTTTGTTGACTCTGACAAAGGGTCATTTGAGATTTCTCTAGAGAGCTTACAGTCGAATGACTGA
- a CDS encoding helix-turn-helix domain-containing protein — translation MEFTDKDREALYQIWMSKKSKMRLTQMEFAKKLGMNQLSFSRVLRGETPLTMSFVSHFCRLLHLEPKNVVPSLKETNEHGPKVVYLQSRMSVDGEIQNAYIEGNQVIVEYAHTVHPS, via the coding sequence ATGGAATTTACCGACAAAGATAGAGAGGCGCTCTACCAAATCTGGATGTCGAAAAAATCGAAAATGCGACTCACTCAGATGGAATTTGCCAAAAAGCTTGGCATGAATCAGCTCAGCTTTTCTCGCGTTTTAAGAGGTGAAACACCGCTTACTATGTCTTTCGTGAGCCATTTTTGTCGACTTCTTCATTTAGAACCTAAAAATGTGGTTCCAAGCCTGAAAGAAACCAATGAACATGGTCCAAAGGTGGTGTACCTGCAAAGTCGCATGAGTGTCGATGGTGAAATTCAAAATGCCTACATTGAAGGCAATCAAGTGATCGTTGAGTACGCGCACACGGTACATCCTTCTTGA
- a CDS encoding alternative ribosome-rescue factor A, which translates to MAKNKPKGGIEEVSLIHDVEMGRGQVKDNALRAMVTSKLYRAKVEKAKKGKGSYQRNMKHKGKEPYSKAA; encoded by the coding sequence ATGGCTAAGAACAAACCTAAAGGTGGCATCGAAGAGGTTAGCCTCATCCATGATGTCGAGATGGGTAGAGGTCAAGTAAAAGACAATGCTCTAAGGGCGATGGTAACCAGTAAGCTCTACAGAGCCAAGGTAGAGAAAGCGAAAAAAGGCAAAGGGAGTTATCAGCGCAACATGAAACACAAGGGTAAAGAGCCCTATTCAAAAGCCGCTTAA